The Gemmatimonadales bacterium genome contains a region encoding:
- a CDS encoding DUF4388 domain-containing protein: protein MAIKGSLKEASLPDVIQLLFLGRRTGCLALADRHNFGTIYFEEGHIVYAAIVNRRDRLGDILLRSGRITAEQLQSAVDQQVGDREHKLGEIIVQLGALTREELESYMRLQIEEAVYYLFTWVSGTFNFEAGVRPEREDFLVRINPEFLLLEGARRVDEWSLIEKKIPSFDLIFAVDRSHIGESAPDLSREQQQLLPLLDGTRDVQHLIDQSGMVEFEVGKALFGLITAGFARRVGTSTAAAPKVNDGRVDEHRNLGVAFYKAAMLDEALREFRRVAELRPEDASAPFYLGLIALRQARWEEGADAFRQAASGPAARPAALHNLGFALERLGRLDEAEAAYGDAAGRSREDPRIMLAWGVVALKRGEHQVAQGRLARTIELLGPKPAPALWYWAATLASAGLNDQAGALSAAKAGAAAYPASAVLQNNLAVLLELAGDLPGAEALLRTALAEEPSLPQISKNLADILYRNGRYDEAREAYERAAKLAPDLGDDLYFKLGNIAYKRRDTTRARESWSQATSLNPGHELARANLEMLDLAK from the coding sequence ATGGCGATCAAAGGCAGTCTCAAGGAGGCCAGTCTCCCCGATGTGATCCAGCTGCTGTTCCTGGGACGCCGCACCGGCTGCCTGGCGCTGGCCGACCGCCACAACTTCGGCACCATCTACTTCGAGGAAGGCCACATTGTCTACGCGGCGATCGTGAACCGCCGCGATCGTCTGGGAGACATCCTGCTCCGCAGCGGGCGGATCACCGCGGAGCAGCTGCAGAGCGCCGTCGATCAGCAGGTGGGAGACCGGGAGCACAAGCTGGGCGAGATCATCGTCCAGCTCGGCGCGCTCACCCGGGAGGAGCTGGAGAGCTACATGCGGCTTCAGATCGAGGAGGCGGTCTACTACCTGTTCACCTGGGTCTCCGGCACCTTCAACTTCGAGGCGGGCGTGCGCCCGGAGCGGGAGGACTTCCTGGTCCGGATCAACCCCGAGTTCCTCCTGCTGGAGGGTGCCCGCCGAGTGGACGAGTGGAGCCTGATCGAGAAGAAGATCCCCTCGTTCGACCTCATCTTCGCGGTGGACCGGAGCCACATCGGCGAGTCGGCGCCGGACCTGTCGCGCGAGCAACAGCAGCTGCTTCCGCTGCTCGACGGGACCCGGGACGTCCAGCACCTCATCGACCAGTCCGGGATGGTCGAATTCGAGGTGGGGAAGGCGCTCTTCGGCTTGATCACGGCGGGGTTCGCCCGCCGGGTCGGCACCTCCACGGCGGCGGCCCCCAAGGTGAACGACGGACGGGTGGACGAGCACCGGAACCTGGGGGTGGCCTTCTACAAGGCTGCCATGCTCGACGAGGCGCTGCGGGAGTTCCGCCGGGTGGCCGAGCTCCGGCCGGAGGATGCGAGCGCGCCGTTCTATCTCGGGCTCATCGCGCTGAGGCAGGCGCGCTGGGAGGAGGGAGCCGACGCGTTCCGCCAGGCCGCATCGGGGCCGGCCGCGCGGCCGGCGGCGCTCCACAACCTGGGGTTCGCCCTGGAGCGGCTGGGGCGTCTGGACGAGGCGGAGGCCGCGTACGGCGATGCGGCCGGGCGGTCGCGCGAGGATCCCCGCATCATGCTGGCCTGGGGGGTGGTGGCCCTCAAGCGCGGGGAGCATCAGGTGGCGCAGGGCCGGCTGGCCCGCACCATCGAGCTGCTGGGTCCCAAGCCCGCGCCCGCGCTCTGGTACTGGGCGGCGACGCTGGCCAGCGCCGGGCTCAACGATCAGGCCGGCGCGCTCAGCGCCGCCAAGGCCGGAGCCGCGGCCTATCCCGCCAGCGCGGTGCTGCAGAACAATCTCGCGGTGCTTCTGGAGTTGGCGGGAGATCTGCCGGGCGCCGAAGCGCTGCTCCGGACGGCGCTGGCGGAGGAGCCCTCGCTGCCCCAGATCTCCAAGAACCTGGCCGACATTCTGTACCGCAACGGCCGCTACGACGAGGCGCGCGAGGCCTACGAGCGGGCGGCCAAGCTCGCGCCCGATCTGGGAGACGACCTCTACTTCAAGCTGGGGAACATCGCCTACAAGCGGCGGGACACCACCCGCGCGCGGGAGAGCTGGAGCCAGGCCACCAGCCTGAATCCGGGGCATGAGCTCGCTCGCGCCAACCTCGAGATGCTGGACCTGGCCAAGTGA
- a CDS encoding DnaA/Hda family protein, with translation MTVTLNPLYRFDTMVVGAANRLAVTASKAVAESPGTVYNPLFIYARPGLGKTHLLMGIGHAARAINPRLSVEYLTLDEFVEAFHAAIAAGHGEAYRKRFLDVDLLLVDDVQFLTHRREMQAELLRLTDALQQANRQIVLTSDRPPAEIEALDERLIRRFAGGLVIDISAPDYETRVAILRRKAEERRAGFADGVLEAVASLGIDNVRELLGALNRLIAFQAVSDTPLGPAEARSLIGGPGAPDADDAPGASVPADAAAESRDEFGEFLSEISATVAQQVDAWRTKVSAALLRWQGEGFVITRLQALLDQEMVSDPARAIGEFEADVERLQAMRREAAELAPELAGSPAFHDPADLAAAEAALARARAGAVPPPAPSPLWRLGELAESTGNRLALESARLVAAEPGTGYNPLVIVGAGGTGKTHLLHAIGNELAGRGGPVACLSAPELTGELIEAIDRDAVAGWRARYRRISAFLLDDVHLIADKDRSQDELFVLFNLLLESGRQMVFTSAVPLAGLPGVEARLRTRLEGGLVVELPPPDEDIRGRVIARALGEKLGRADAALVSYLAARPVESVRAVQGLVQRVIEAAEARGMAPTAGLAREVLEGPVAPVPSRSEAERPRPPRSSGIVAPTAGGARSREKMVWEWPDVSERVLEEWR, from the coding sequence GTGACCGTCACCCTCAATCCCCTCTACCGCTTCGACACCATGGTGGTCGGCGCGGCCAACCGCCTGGCGGTTACCGCGTCGAAGGCGGTGGCCGAGTCGCCGGGGACGGTGTATAACCCGCTCTTCATCTATGCCCGCCCGGGCCTGGGGAAGACCCACCTGCTGATGGGCATCGGCCACGCGGCCCGGGCGATCAACCCGCGGCTTTCCGTCGAGTATCTCACCCTGGACGAGTTCGTGGAGGCGTTCCATGCCGCCATCGCCGCCGGCCACGGCGAGGCGTACCGCAAGCGTTTCCTCGACGTCGATCTGCTCCTGGTGGACGACGTGCAGTTCCTCACCCACCGGCGGGAGATGCAGGCTGAGCTGCTGCGGCTCACCGACGCGCTGCAGCAGGCCAACCGTCAGATCGTGCTCACCAGTGATCGGCCGCCTGCGGAAATCGAAGCGCTCGACGAGCGCCTGATCCGTCGTTTCGCCGGGGGTCTGGTGATCGATATCTCCGCCCCGGACTACGAAACTCGGGTCGCGATTCTCCGGCGCAAGGCGGAGGAGCGGCGCGCCGGGTTCGCCGATGGAGTGCTCGAGGCGGTAGCGTCGCTGGGAATCGACAACGTGCGTGAGTTGCTGGGCGCGCTCAACCGTTTGATTGCCTTCCAGGCGGTGAGCGACACGCCGCTCGGCCCGGCGGAGGCGCGCTCGCTGATCGGGGGCCCTGGGGCGCCCGATGCGGATGACGCGCCGGGCGCGTCGGTGCCGGCGGACGCGGCGGCCGAGTCGCGCGACGAGTTCGGCGAATTCCTGAGCGAGATCTCCGCCACCGTGGCCCAGCAGGTCGACGCGTGGCGGACCAAGGTCAGCGCGGCCCTCCTCCGTTGGCAGGGCGAGGGGTTCGTCATCACCCGGCTCCAGGCGCTGCTGGATCAGGAGATGGTGAGCGATCCCGCGCGGGCCATCGGCGAGTTCGAGGCGGACGTCGAGCGGCTCCAGGCCATGCGGAGGGAGGCCGCGGAGCTCGCTCCCGAGCTGGCCGGCTCGCCGGCGTTCCACGATCCGGCGGATCTCGCTGCCGCCGAGGCCGCGCTCGCCCGCGCGCGGGCGGGCGCGGTGCCTCCGCCCGCGCCGTCGCCACTCTGGCGCCTTGGGGAGCTGGCCGAGTCCACCGGCAACCGCCTCGCGCTCGAGTCGGCCCGTCTGGTGGCCGCCGAGCCCGGCACCGGGTACAACCCGCTGGTCATCGTGGGTGCCGGCGGGACCGGGAAGACCCACCTCCTCCACGCCATCGGCAACGAGCTCGCGGGACGGGGTGGACCGGTCGCCTGCCTCAGTGCTCCGGAGCTGACCGGCGAGCTGATCGAAGCGATCGACCGAGACGCCGTGGCCGGCTGGCGCGCGCGCTACCGCCGGATATCGGCGTTCCTGCTGGACGACGTGCACCTGATCGCCGACAAGGACCGCAGCCAGGATGAGCTGTTCGTGCTCTTCAACCTGCTGCTGGAGTCGGGACGGCAGATGGTGTTCACCTCGGCGGTGCCGCTGGCGGGACTGCCTGGGGTGGAGGCCCGACTCCGAACCCGGCTGGAAGGCGGTCTGGTGGTCGAGCTGCCTCCGCCGGACGAGGACATCCGCGGGCGGGTGATCGCCCGCGCGCTGGGCGAGAAGCTGGGCCGGGCGGACGCCGCACTGGTGTCGTACCTGGCCGCCCGCCCGGTGGAATCGGTGCGTGCGGTGCAGGGGCTGGTTCAGCGGGTGATCGAGGCCGCGGAGGCTCGCGGGATGGCGCCGACGGCCGGGCTCGCCCGCGAAGTGCTCGAGGGACCCGTCGCTCCAGTGCCGTCGCGGAGCGAGGCCGAGCGGCCCCGGCCGCCCCGCTCGAGCGGCATCGTCGCGCCCACGGCCGGAGGCGCGCGCAGCCGGGAGAAGATGGTCTGGGAGTGGCCCGACGTCAGCGAGCGCGTGCTGGAGGAGTGGCGCTGA
- a CDS encoding GTPase domain-containing protein produces MSLVNFTAREITCKIVYYGPGRSGKTTNLQYVYGRVPESRRGRMVSLATQTDRTLFFDFLPLELGTISGFTTKFQLYTVPGQSYYNATRKLVLQGADGVVFVADSQARRFDDNLESLQNLQDNLLGQGVDVRHLPVVFQYNKQDLPTDLILSHEEMDDALNFRAVLSFGADALHGSGVFETLRGISEIVLKRLAAGSPVA; encoded by the coding sequence ATGTCTCTGGTCAACTTCACGGCGCGCGAGATCACCTGCAAGATCGTGTATTACGGACCGGGCCGGTCCGGCAAGACCACGAACTTGCAGTACGTCTATGGCCGGGTGCCGGAGAGCCGGCGCGGCCGGATGGTCTCGCTCGCCACGCAGACCGACCGGACCCTGTTCTTCGATTTCCTGCCCCTGGAGCTCGGCACCATCTCCGGGTTCACCACCAAGTTCCAGCTCTACACCGTTCCGGGGCAGAGCTACTACAACGCCACCCGGAAGCTGGTGCTGCAGGGCGCCGACGGCGTGGTATTCGTGGCCGACAGCCAGGCCCGCCGCTTCGACGACAACCTGGAGAGCCTGCAGAACCTGCAGGACAATCTGCTGGGCCAGGGCGTCGATGTCCGCCACCTGCCGGTCGTCTTCCAGTACAACAAGCAGGACCTCCCCACCGATCTCATCCTTTCCCACGAGGAGATGGACGATGCGCTGAACTTCCGGGCGGTGCTGAGCTTCGGGGCCGACGCGCTGCACGGAAGCGGCGTGTTCGAGACCCTGCGCGGTATCTCCGAGATCGTCCTCAAGCGGCTGGCCGCCGGGAGCCCGGTCGCGTGA
- a CDS encoding protein-glutamate O-methyltransferase CheR — MTPPDDLAFARLAQVIAQGSGFTVEAYKEKCVRRRIAVRMRACGVHTYQDYQTLLERTPAEYELLRDALTINVTRFYRNAETWNRLRRDLVPQLCAEPMTRLTAWSAGCSSGEEPYTLAALIADALDRSGRADQLDRVTIDATDVDRGSLERAAGGRYSTEALSEMPPELVRAYFEADGAEHRVIERLRRRVHVRRLDLNQEPPVRRAYHLILCRNVVIYFDRLMQEQLFQTFATALAPGGYLVLGKVETLFGPARDLLQLIDPRERIYRRPG; from the coding sequence GTGACCCCCCCCGACGACCTCGCGTTCGCCAGGCTCGCGCAGGTGATCGCGCAGGGCTCCGGCTTCACGGTGGAGGCCTACAAGGAGAAGTGCGTCCGCCGCCGGATCGCCGTGCGGATGCGGGCCTGCGGGGTCCACACCTACCAGGACTATCAGACGCTGCTGGAGCGGACGCCCGCGGAATACGAGCTGCTGCGCGACGCGCTGACGATCAACGTCACCCGTTTCTACCGGAACGCCGAGACCTGGAACCGGCTCCGTCGGGACCTGGTGCCGCAACTCTGTGCCGAGCCGATGACTCGGCTGACGGCCTGGAGCGCAGGCTGCTCCTCGGGAGAGGAGCCCTATACTCTCGCCGCCCTCATTGCCGACGCGCTGGACCGGAGCGGCCGGGCCGACCAGCTCGACCGGGTGACCATCGACGCGACCGACGTCGATCGGGGCAGCCTGGAGCGTGCGGCGGGCGGCCGCTACAGCACCGAGGCGCTGAGTGAGATGCCGCCGGAGCTGGTGCGCGCCTACTTCGAGGCCGACGGGGCGGAGCACCGGGTGATCGAGCGGCTGCGCCGCCGGGTCCACGTCCGGCGGCTGGATCTGAACCAGGAGCCGCCGGTCCGGCGAGCCTATCATCTCATCCTCTGTCGCAATGTGGTCATCTACTTCGACCGGCTGATGCAGGAGCAGCTGTTTCAGACCTTCGCCACCGCGCTTGCCCCCGGCGGCTACCTGGTGCTGGGCAAGGTCGAGACCCTGTTCGGCCCCGCGCGCGACCTGCTGCAGCTCATCGATCCGCGGGAACGGATCTACCGGCGACCTGGATGA
- a CDS encoding tetratricopeptide repeat protein: MSDDIRSLTDRLAAEPSSLAFLELGEALRRRGQLEAAYKVARGGASRYPGLADAHDLMARILSDQADLAGAFDAWSSALQLDPMRVSALKGIAFLYFRAGDTVAAVDHLQRAAEVDPDDPSIIQALDRVRRDVTSAGPPAPVDTPSPTPPAPPTAMAFEGVDGGEQGQLLVDGNGLRLAGKLALSDGSDASDQVAARLAGASREAARATRLLGLGGWHSIALECPDGHIVLSSPTVDTVLLTVRDRSLPMARVGLLAERAARSARTWLERLG; this comes from the coding sequence GTGAGTGACGACATCAGGAGTCTGACCGATCGCCTGGCCGCCGAGCCGTCCAGCCTCGCCTTCCTCGAGCTGGGCGAAGCCTTGCGGCGTCGGGGACAGCTGGAGGCCGCGTACAAGGTGGCGCGCGGTGGAGCGAGCCGGTATCCGGGTCTGGCGGATGCGCACGACCTGATGGCGCGGATCCTGAGCGATCAGGCGGACCTGGCCGGCGCGTTCGACGCCTGGTCCTCCGCGCTGCAGCTCGATCCGATGCGGGTCTCGGCGCTCAAGGGGATCGCGTTTCTCTATTTTCGCGCGGGGGACACGGTGGCCGCGGTGGATCACCTGCAGCGCGCCGCCGAGGTCGATCCGGACGATCCGTCGATCATCCAGGCCCTCGATCGGGTGCGCCGGGACGTGACCAGCGCCGGTCCACCCGCCCCGGTCGACACTCCGTCGCCGACCCCGCCTGCGCCGCCGACAGCGATGGCGTTCGAGGGCGTCGACGGCGGGGAGCAGGGCCAGCTGCTGGTGGACGGGAACGGACTCCGCCTCGCCGGCAAGCTCGCGCTGTCGGATGGGAGCGATGCCAGCGACCAGGTCGCGGCTCGGCTCGCCGGAGCCTCCCGGGAAGCGGCGCGGGCGACTCGCTTGCTCGGGCTCGGCGGATGGCACTCGATCGCGCTGGAATGTCCCGATGGCCACATCGTGCTCTCCTCGCCCACGGTGGACACGGTGCTGCTCACCGTACGCGATCGATCGCTGCCGATGGCGCGGGTCGGACTGCTCGCCGAACGGGCGGCCCGGAGCGCGCGAACCTGGCTGGAGCGCCTGGGATGA
- a CDS encoding roadblock/LC7 domain-containing protein — MSPTDAALDRVTRVPGVRGALLVAGSDGLVVAEQLMDGVDGRAAAALTASLVGRLSRAAECAGMQPPAFVHLKGEAGSVLAAPAAADLVLVAVVGPDANVGLARLEMLDAVGRLD; from the coding sequence ATGAGCCCGACCGACGCGGCACTCGATCGTGTGACCCGGGTCCCGGGTGTCCGGGGGGCGCTGCTCGTGGCCGGCAGCGATGGCCTGGTCGTGGCCGAGCAGCTCATGGATGGAGTGGACGGCCGGGCGGCCGCGGCGCTCACGGCCAGCCTGGTCGGCCGCCTGTCGCGCGCGGCGGAGTGCGCCGGCATGCAGCCGCCCGCGTTCGTGCACCTCAAGGGCGAGGCGGGCTCGGTGCTCGCGGCGCCGGCCGCCGCGGACCTGGTGCTGGTAGCGGTGGTGGGCCCCGACGCCAACGTCGGACTGGCGCGGCTGGAGATGCTCGACGCGGTGGGCCGGCTGGACTGA
- a CDS encoding tetratricopeptide repeat protein — MPGPVLSERDLAVLRSFARRIDPSDAGAHNNLGVLYYQKGLIEEAIAEFVRALELDSRMQVAQANLDIAYRDSGHYDRRITALLERVGQQPEDRDARWELGRAFAALGRHPEAIAQFEALLTWHRHDVPAMLQLGLAEKARGNLDAASEWLSRACREDPGSAVAHFYAGEVFYNRGLNEPALAALREAIERSPEYAEAHYLLAFVYGDMGQHEAAREATRQAIKLNPTLARAQANLALERYGGEREKTHARPQIVEGRALAHCNLGLALRQKGYHEEAMREYHLALEAGEDPRLCRQALAELHILRRDLVAALALYEELVRDYPDSPKVWNERGVCLHQSGRREEAVASYEQAVAIDGSYQLAWNNLGVVRAHESGSDGAIIAFGRALAGERPLLAARLNLGLLLFQRRQLKSALEEYQRALAEQSGSAVAWNGVGLVLMELRRFEDARNAFGRAVDADPAFAGAHYNLSFVLSQLGDFDGALRETRRALELEPLYVPQKFSLTIDLQYEDPTIAIAPELAADVGGEELAGEFAFEPPALDQLFAELAPATSAVGNGHAGDALALARDYIGKGLLDLASAELSRASARGAPIGPTAVLLGDIFAKRGLYGEALERYRAARAANPDDPDATLGEIRALLALGWPGDAVELADALATRVRGDVEVLVARARVRLAVGDALGALDCIREAQTTAPGRSDLFHLQAQVSALLGDRPAALAAFNAALQLDPTLVGVWYELGGLEEERGNVASARAAYERALDLLPTYGAAARALADLLRRTESARAAVAVLVGLLEADPYELEALTALGRALLEDGRTTQALEAFERVLRFDPEHAAALYNQGAALARQRQFELAVQAWERVVQIDPAGPYASQARSRARSARDLQHIFAASAG; from the coding sequence ATGCCCGGCCCCGTGCTGTCGGAGCGCGATCTCGCCGTTCTGCGCTCCTTTGCCCGCCGGATCGATCCCTCCGATGCCGGGGCCCACAATAACCTGGGCGTCCTGTACTACCAGAAGGGATTGATCGAGGAGGCGATCGCCGAATTTGTCAGGGCGCTGGAGCTGGACTCCCGGATGCAGGTGGCCCAGGCGAACCTCGACATCGCCTACCGGGACAGCGGTCACTACGATCGCCGGATCACCGCCCTGCTGGAGCGGGTTGGCCAGCAGCCCGAAGACCGGGACGCGCGATGGGAGTTGGGCCGCGCCTTTGCCGCGCTGGGCCGCCACCCGGAAGCCATCGCCCAGTTCGAGGCGCTCCTCACCTGGCACCGGCACGACGTCCCCGCCATGCTCCAGCTCGGTCTGGCCGAGAAGGCTCGCGGCAACCTCGACGCGGCGAGCGAATGGCTGAGCCGCGCGTGCCGGGAAGACCCCGGCAGCGCGGTCGCTCACTTCTACGCCGGCGAGGTGTTCTACAATCGCGGGCTCAACGAGCCGGCGCTCGCCGCCTTGCGCGAGGCCATCGAGCGGAGCCCCGAATACGCCGAAGCGCATTATCTGCTCGCCTTCGTCTACGGTGATATGGGCCAGCACGAGGCGGCCCGCGAAGCCACCCGGCAGGCCATCAAACTCAACCCGACACTGGCGCGGGCTCAGGCCAACCTCGCCCTCGAGCGATACGGCGGGGAGCGCGAGAAGACCCACGCGCGACCGCAGATCGTCGAGGGCCGCGCGCTGGCCCACTGCAACCTCGGGCTTGCCCTCCGACAGAAGGGGTATCACGAGGAGGCGATGCGCGAGTACCACCTCGCGCTGGAGGCCGGCGAGGACCCGCGGCTCTGCCGCCAGGCGCTGGCCGAGCTCCACATCCTGCGCCGGGACCTGGTCGCGGCCCTGGCCCTCTACGAGGAGCTGGTCCGCGACTACCCCGATTCTCCCAAAGTGTGGAACGAGCGCGGGGTCTGCCTCCATCAGTCGGGCCGCCGGGAAGAGGCCGTCGCTTCGTACGAGCAGGCGGTCGCGATCGATGGCAGCTATCAGCTGGCCTGGAACAATCTCGGCGTGGTGCGCGCCCACGAGTCGGGCAGCGACGGGGCCATCATTGCCTTCGGGCGGGCGCTCGCGGGCGAGCGCCCGTTGCTGGCGGCCCGGCTCAATCTCGGGCTCCTGCTGTTCCAGCGGCGCCAGCTCAAGTCGGCGCTGGAGGAGTACCAGCGGGCGCTGGCCGAGCAGAGTGGCAGCGCCGTGGCGTGGAACGGCGTCGGCCTGGTGCTGATGGAGCTTCGCCGGTTCGAGGATGCCCGGAATGCCTTTGGCCGCGCGGTCGACGCCGACCCGGCGTTTGCCGGCGCGCACTATAACCTGAGCTTCGTGCTGAGCCAGCTGGGCGACTTCGATGGCGCGCTGCGGGAGACCCGGCGCGCGCTCGAGCTGGAGCCGCTCTACGTCCCCCAGAAATTTTCCCTCACCATCGATCTGCAGTACGAGGACCCGACCATCGCCATCGCGCCCGAGCTCGCGGCGGACGTGGGAGGGGAGGAGCTGGCGGGAGAGTTCGCCTTCGAGCCGCCGGCGCTCGACCAGCTCTTCGCCGAGCTCGCGCCGGCCACGTCCGCCGTGGGCAACGGGCACGCCGGCGACGCTCTGGCGCTGGCGCGCGACTACATCGGCAAAGGGCTGCTCGATCTCGCCTCGGCCGAGCTGAGCCGGGCCTCCGCACGGGGGGCGCCGATCGGTCCCACGGCGGTGCTTCTGGGTGACATCTTCGCCAAGCGGGGACTCTACGGCGAGGCGCTCGAGCGCTACCGCGCCGCCCGAGCCGCGAACCCCGACGACCCCGACGCCACCCTGGGTGAGATCAGGGCGCTGCTCGCCCTCGGCTGGCCGGGAGACGCGGTGGAGCTGGCCGATGCCCTGGCGACGCGCGTGCGGGGCGACGTCGAGGTGCTGGTGGCCCGGGCCCGCGTGCGCCTCGCGGTGGGCGACGCGCTCGGCGCCCTCGACTGCATCCGCGAGGCCCAGACCACGGCGCCGGGGCGGTCCGATCTCTTCCACCTGCAGGCGCAAGTGTCCGCCCTCCTGGGCGACCGGCCGGCCGCGCTCGCGGCATTCAACGCGGCGCTGCAGCTCGATCCCACGCTGGTGGGCGTCTGGTACGAGCTCGGTGGACTGGAGGAGGAGCGGGGCAACGTCGCCTCGGCTCGCGCCGCCTACGAGCGCGCGCTGGACCTGCTGCCGACCTACGGGGCCGCGGCCCGCGCGCTGGCGGATCTCCTCCGTCGGACCGAGTCCGCCCGCGCCGCCGTGGCCGTGCTGGTCGGTCTGCTCGAGGCGGATCCGTACGAGCTGGAGGCGCTGACGGCGTTGGGACGCGCCCTCCTGGAGGACGGCCGGACCACGCAGGCGCTGGAGGCGTTCGAGCGGGTGCTGCGGTTCGATCCGGAGCACGCCGCCGCGCTCTACAACCAGGGAGCCGCGCTCGCCCGGCAACGACAGTTCGAGCTGGCCGTGCAGGCCTGGGAGCGGGTAGTCCAGATCGATCCGGCCGGCCCCTATGCGTCACAGGCCCGGAGCCGGGCGCGTTCGGCCCGCGATCTCCAGCACATCTTCGCTGCCTCGGCGGGGTGA
- a CDS encoding DUF4388 domain-containing protein, producing MALEGPLKELHIQDVFQLLDLGRKSGVLRVTSDLRQTAGTVCFDRGGVVAAAVGSDAQPIGARLVRSGKITAADLDRARAAQNAGDGRRLGDILVQLAVISRRELDRQLKAQIEEAVFDLLRWSEGYFVFEEGSPCHAAVEAPVRFPTEALLMEAARRIDEWSRIGSKVSHLRLVPRLPPPEQQGSELLDLVPFEWEVLAAVDGQRDLHSLAEVLGRSEFEIARTVYGLTNAGVVVLDDPARPGEEPEPGRDLAALLVPAREALGQGEYDLAAGALEELLEHDPEMPEARRLLGLCYAAKGHFPEALTCWAQWTHLASRTPGEESEASAVERLRQGVDHLMKELARYRE from the coding sequence GTGGCGCTCGAGGGTCCACTCAAAGAGCTGCACATCCAGGACGTCTTCCAGCTGCTCGACCTGGGTCGGAAGAGCGGCGTGCTGCGGGTCACCTCCGACCTGCGCCAGACGGCGGGTACCGTCTGCTTCGACCGGGGCGGGGTGGTGGCGGCGGCCGTGGGCAGCGATGCGCAGCCGATCGGCGCCCGGCTGGTGCGCTCGGGCAAGATCACCGCCGCCGATCTGGACCGCGCGCGCGCCGCGCAGAACGCGGGCGACGGCCGACGTCTGGGGGACATCCTGGTCCAGCTGGCCGTCATCTCCCGGCGGGAGCTCGACCGCCAGCTGAAGGCGCAGATCGAGGAGGCCGTTTTCGACCTCCTGCGCTGGTCGGAGGGCTACTTCGTCTTCGAGGAGGGGAGCCCTTGCCACGCCGCGGTCGAAGCCCCGGTACGGTTTCCCACCGAGGCGCTGCTGATGGAAGCCGCGCGGCGGATCGACGAGTGGTCGCGGATCGGGTCCAAGGTGTCGCACCTGCGATTGGTCCCCCGGCTGCCGCCGCCGGAGCAGCAGGGGAGCGAGCTGCTCGATCTGGTCCCCTTCGAGTGGGAGGTGCTCGCCGCCGTCGATGGCCAGCGGGACCTGCACTCGCTGGCCGAGGTCCTGGGGCGCTCGGAGTTCGAGATCGCTCGCACCGTGTACGGACTCACCAACGCCGGCGTAGTGGTGCTGGACGATCCCGCGCGCCCCGGCGAGGAGCCGGAGCCCGGCCGCGATCTCGCCGCCCTGCTGGTGCCTGCGCGCGAGGCGCTGGGACAGGGGGAGTACGACCTGGCGGCAGGGGCACTGGAAGAATTGCTGGAGCACGATCCCGAAATGCCGGAGGCCCGTCGGCTGCTCGGTCTCTGCTATGCCGCCAAAGGTCACTTCCCCGAGGCGCTGACCTGCTGGGCCCAGTGGACTCACCTCGCCAGCCGCACGCCGGGCGAGGAGTCGGAGGCGTCCGCGGTGGAGCGTCTGCGTCAAGGCGTGGACCATCTCATGAAGGAGCTGGCGCGCTACCGTGAGTGA
- a CDS encoding chemotaxis protein CheD: MTGREILVRVADLRVGCREDVLITIGLGSCVAIMLHDPMAQVGGLAHVLLPSPGLGRKDANAAKFPQTAVPMLIELMAAQGASVRRMVARLAGGASMFASLAPSGTIQMGERNVVASRQVLNQIGIALVGEAVGGDYGRTVRLRVADGQVEVSSVAHGIHTL; encoded by the coding sequence ATGACCGGCCGAGAGATTCTGGTGCGCGTGGCCGACCTCCGGGTCGGCTGCCGGGAGGACGTGCTGATCACCATCGGCTTGGGGAGCTGCGTGGCGATCATGCTACACGATCCGATGGCCCAGGTGGGTGGGCTGGCCCATGTGCTCCTGCCCTCGCCCGGGCTGGGAAGAAAGGACGCGAACGCGGCCAAGTTCCCCCAGACGGCGGTGCCGATGCTGATCGAGCTGATGGCCGCCCAGGGCGCCAGCGTCCGCCGGATGGTGGCGCGGCTGGCGGGCGGGGCCAGCATGTTCGCCTCGCTGGCCCCGAGCGGCACCATTCAGATGGGCGAGCGCAACGTGGTGGCCTCCCGTCAGGTGCTCAACCAGATCGGCATCGCCCTGGTGGGCGAAGCGGTGGGCGGGGACTACGGCCGGACTGTCCGGCTCCGGGTGGCCGATGGGCAGGTCGAGGTCTCCTCCGTGGCGCATGGTATCCACACGCTCTGA